The Paraburkholderia hospita DNA segment TTCCCGCTGCCGCCGAACCCGGCGCAGCTGGAGCTGCCGTCTTGGTCTGCGTCGCGCTCGGGAAGAACATCGACGGGCGTCCATGGTCGCGCTGCCAGTTGTCGAACAGCATGACAGCTGACATGAAGAAGATGACCCATAGGACGGTGCGTTTGATATCCATGCGTTGTCTCAGTGTCGATGGCACAGCGCGTCAGCGCTTCTTAGGAGTTGGAGGCGGGACAAGATCGATGCCGCCCGCCGAAAACGGGTGACAGCGGCACAGGCGCCTGGCGGCGAGGTAAGTACCACGCGCGGCGCCATGATACTGGATTGCTTCGCGCGCGTAATCCGAACAGGAGGGATAAAAACGGCACCGATTGCCGAGCATGGGACTCACGGCAATCTTGTAGAAACGCAGTAAAGCGAATAGTACCGTTTGCATGACTAGTGCGGCCCAACCGCGCCGCCCGATAAGAAGCGCCGCAAAACAGCCGCGCATGTGGACTGCGCGGGTCTCATGGCGCGGCTGGCGGCGTGTCGGCCGCCTGTCCTGCCGATGCTGCCGGTGCTTCGCGACGGGCGATTTCGCGCGCCGCCTTGTCGAGCAGCACGTCGATTTCGCCACGGCACAGCGCTTTCAA contains these protein-coding regions:
- the yidD gene encoding membrane protein insertion efficiency factor YidD, which gives rise to MQTVLFALLRFYKIAVSPMLGNRCRFYPSCSDYAREAIQYHGAARGTYLAARRLCRCHPFSAGGIDLVPPPTPKKR